A single region of the Variovorax paradoxus genome encodes:
- a CDS encoding phage holin family protein has protein sequence MLNNLAPFLVHWAITALSLWVASLIFRGLKFESTSALVISALLLGLANAVVKPLLIVLTLPLTLLTFGLFLLVINALMIMLVAALVRGFKVSGFWTAFFASIFISLLSIAIGALVSSGDPATNIQMPTGSGKWI, from the coding sequence ATGCTGAACAACCTCGCCCCCTTTCTCGTGCACTGGGCCATCACGGCGCTGTCGCTGTGGGTCGCAAGCCTGATCTTCCGCGGCCTCAAGTTCGAGAGCACTTCGGCACTGGTGATCTCGGCCCTGCTGCTCGGCCTGGCCAATGCCGTGGTCAAGCCGCTTCTGATCGTGCTCACCCTTCCGTTGACGCTGCTGACCTTCGGCCTCTTCCTGCTGGTGATCAACGCGCTGATGATCATGCTGGTGGCCGCGCTGGTGCGCGGGTTCAAGGTCTCGGGTTTCTGGACCGCGTTCTTCGCGAGCATCTTCATCTCGCTGCTGAGCATTGCCATCGGCGCGCTGGTGAGCAGCGGCGACCCAGCCACCAACATTCAGATGCCGACGGGCAGCGGCAAGTGGATATAA
- a CDS encoding CaiB/BaiF CoA transferase family protein, with the protein MAKPAALDGIKVLDLSRVLAGPWCTQILADLGADVIKIERPGVGDDTRTWGPPFIKDANGNDTDQASYFTACNRNKRSVTVDMATPDGQALLKQMAEQADIVVENFKTGGLEQYGLDHKSLRAANPRLIYCSVTGFGHNGPYAERAGYDLMIQAMTGMMSITGRPDGEPGGGPLRVGVALTDLFTGVYASTAILAALQVRDRTGEGQHIDMALLDVGMAILANQASAFLNTGKAPQRQGNTHPSLAPYQDFPTLDGSMLLAIGNNGQFARFCEAAGHPEWAADARFATNTLRVKHRGVLIPMMEELTRTRTTADWVTLLEDKAVPCGPINDIAQAFDDAQVKARGLAVTLPRGAGDGIESITGVASPLRLTATPPVLRHAPPALGQHTREVLAEFGIDAARFDTLRAAGVV; encoded by the coding sequence ATGGCCAAGCCCGCAGCCCTGGACGGCATCAAGGTCCTCGATCTGTCCCGCGTGCTCGCGGGCCCGTGGTGCACGCAGATCCTCGCGGACCTCGGCGCCGATGTCATCAAGATCGAGCGCCCCGGCGTGGGCGACGACACGCGCACCTGGGGCCCGCCGTTCATCAAGGACGCGAACGGCAACGACACCGACCAGGCCAGCTACTTCACGGCCTGCAACCGCAACAAGCGCTCGGTCACGGTCGACATGGCCACGCCCGACGGGCAGGCGCTGCTCAAGCAGATGGCGGAGCAGGCCGACATCGTGGTCGAGAACTTCAAGACCGGCGGCCTCGAGCAATACGGCCTCGACCACAAGAGCCTTCGCGCGGCCAACCCGCGGCTCATCTACTGCAGCGTGACCGGCTTCGGCCACAACGGCCCTTATGCCGAGCGGGCGGGTTACGACCTGATGATCCAGGCCATGACCGGCATGATGAGCATCACCGGCCGCCCCGACGGCGAGCCCGGTGGCGGCCCGCTGCGCGTGGGCGTGGCTCTTACCGACCTGTTCACCGGCGTGTACGCGAGCACAGCCATCCTGGCCGCATTGCAGGTGCGCGACCGCACCGGCGAAGGCCAGCACATCGACATGGCGCTGCTCGACGTGGGCATGGCCATCCTCGCCAACCAAGCGAGCGCCTTTCTCAACACCGGCAAGGCGCCGCAGCGCCAGGGCAACACGCACCCGAGCCTTGCGCCTTATCAAGACTTTCCCACGCTCGACGGTTCGATGCTGCTCGCCATCGGCAACAACGGCCAGTTCGCGCGCTTCTGCGAGGCGGCCGGCCACCCCGAGTGGGCGGCCGATGCGCGCTTTGCCACCAACACGCTGCGCGTGAAGCACCGCGGCGTGCTCATTCCGATGATGGAAGAGCTCACCCGCACCCGCACCACGGCCGATTGGGTCACGCTGCTCGAAGACAAGGCCGTGCCCTGCGGCCCGATCAACGACATTGCGCAGGCCTTCGACGATGCACAGGTCAAGGCCCGCGGCCTGGCCGTGACGCTGCCGCGCGGTGCGGGCGACGGCATTGAAAGCATCACCGGCGTGGCGAGCCCTCTGCGCCTGACGGCCACGCCTCCCGTGCTGCGCCACGCACCGCCGGCGCTCGGGCAACACACGCGCGAGGTGCTGGCGGAGTTCGGCATCGACGCCGCGCGCTTCGACACCCTGCGCGCGGCGGGCGTGGTCTAA
- a CDS encoding acyl-CoA dehydrogenase: MAAKAQFHWDDPLLLNQQLTDEERMIRDAANAYCQERLAPRVIEGFRTGETDPAIFREMGALGLLGPTIPEQYGGPGLNYVAYGLIAREVERVDSGYRSMASVQSSLVMVPIFEFGTEAQKQKFLPKLATGEWIGCFGLTEPDHGSDPGSMVTRAKKVPGGYSLSGAKMWISNSPIADVFVVWAKEVSESGTVGPIRGFVLEKGMKGLSAPAIHGKVGLRASITGEIVMDGVFCPEENAFPEVQGLKGPFTCLNSARYGISWGALGAAEDCWHRARQYTLDRKQFGRPLAANQLIQKKLADMQTEITLGLQGSLRLGRMKDEGTASVEITSIMKRNNCGKALDIARLARDMMGGNGISDEFGVARHLVNLEVVNTYEGTHDIHALILGRAITGIAAFAN; this comes from the coding sequence ATGGCCGCCAAAGCGCAATTCCACTGGGACGACCCCCTTCTTCTCAACCAGCAACTGACCGACGAAGAACGCATGATCCGCGACGCGGCCAATGCCTACTGCCAGGAGCGCCTGGCGCCCCGCGTCATCGAAGGCTTTCGCACCGGCGAAACCGACCCCGCCATCTTTCGCGAAATGGGCGCGCTCGGCCTGCTGGGCCCCACGATTCCCGAGCAGTACGGCGGCCCCGGCCTCAACTACGTGGCCTACGGCCTGATCGCCCGCGAAGTCGAGCGCGTCGATTCGGGCTACCGCTCGATGGCCAGCGTGCAGAGCTCGCTGGTCATGGTGCCCATCTTCGAATTCGGCACCGAAGCGCAAAAGCAGAAGTTCCTGCCCAAGCTCGCCACCGGCGAATGGATCGGCTGCTTCGGCCTGACCGAACCCGACCACGGCTCCGACCCCGGCAGCATGGTCACCCGCGCCAAGAAGGTGCCGGGCGGCTACTCGCTCAGCGGCGCCAAGATGTGGATCAGCAACTCGCCCATAGCCGACGTGTTCGTGGTGTGGGCCAAGGAAGTCAGCGAAAGCGGCACCGTGGGCCCGATCCGCGGCTTTGTGCTCGAAAAGGGCATGAAGGGCCTCTCGGCTCCTGCGATCCACGGCAAGGTCGGCCTGCGCGCCAGCATCACCGGCGAGATCGTGATGGACGGCGTGTTCTGCCCTGAAGAAAACGCGTTCCCTGAAGTGCAGGGCCTCAAGGGCCCGTTCACCTGCCTGAACAGCGCGCGCTACGGCATCTCGTGGGGCGCACTCGGCGCCGCCGAAGACTGCTGGCACCGCGCTCGCCAGTACACGCTGGACCGCAAGCAATTCGGCCGCCCGCTCGCGGCCAACCAGCTCATCCAGAAGAAGCTGGCCGACATGCAGACCGAGATCACCCTGGGCCTGCAAGGGAGCCTCCGCCTGGGCCGCATGAAGGACGAAGGCACGGCTTCGGTCGAGATCACCTCGATCATGAAGCGCAACAACTGCGGCAAGGCGCTCGACATTGCCCGCCTGGCACGCGACATGATGGGCGGCAACGGCATCAGCGACGAATTCGGCGTGGCGCGCCACCTGGTGAACCTCGAAGTGGTGAACACCTACGAAGGCACCCACGACATCCACGCGCTCATCCTGGGCCGCGCGATCACCGGCATTGCGGCTTTCGCGAACTAA
- a CDS encoding LysR substrate-binding domain-containing protein — MRRKIPPLQTLVCFAAAARHESYTRAAQELALTQSAVSRQIGTLEAFLGVALFRRTRHGVALTASGAAYARQITKRLEAMERDTLDAMAHQGEGGSLSLAAVPTFATRWLMPRLKGFAALQPDVVVHIETRTRPFLFADAEFDAALYAGTPAQVQNWAGTHTVMLMHEDVVPVCSPSLLPRGKPVAPAAIAKMPLLQQSTRPDGWRQWFDAQQIDAPNARGGPRYELFSILAAAASHGLGVALMPTMLVADELARGELVVACARPLSGERNYYLVTPERADQRPLLKFFSDWLLAEARRDSS, encoded by the coding sequence ATGCGCCGCAAGATCCCACCCCTGCAGACTCTCGTATGCTTCGCCGCCGCCGCGCGCCACGAGAGCTACACCCGCGCCGCGCAGGAACTCGCGCTTACGCAAAGCGCGGTGTCGCGCCAGATCGGCACGCTGGAGGCCTTCCTGGGCGTGGCGCTGTTCCGCCGCACCCGCCATGGCGTGGCTCTTACCGCGAGCGGCGCGGCGTATGCGCGGCAGATCACCAAACGCCTCGAAGCCATGGAGCGCGACACGCTCGACGCCATGGCACACCAAGGCGAAGGCGGCTCTCTCTCTTTGGCGGCCGTGCCCACCTTTGCCACGCGCTGGCTGATGCCGCGCCTGAAGGGCTTTGCAGCGCTGCAGCCCGACGTGGTGGTGCACATCGAGACGCGCACCCGGCCGTTTCTTTTTGCCGATGCGGAGTTCGACGCCGCGCTGTACGCCGGCACGCCCGCGCAGGTACAAAACTGGGCCGGCACGCACACCGTCATGCTCATGCATGAAGACGTCGTGCCGGTGTGCAGCCCTTCGCTTCTGCCGCGTGGCAAGCCGGTGGCGCCCGCGGCCATCGCGAAGATGCCGCTGCTGCAACAGAGCACGCGGCCGGACGGCTGGCGCCAGTGGTTCGACGCGCAGCAGATCGATGCACCCAATGCGCGCGGCGGGCCGCGCTATGAGCTGTTTTCCATATTGGCCGCGGCGGCTTCGCACGGCCTTGGCGTGGCGCTGATGCCGACGATGCTGGTGGCCGACGAGCTTGCACGCGGCGAACTCGTGGTGGCCTGCGCACGGCCGCTCTCGGGCGAGCGCAACTACTACCTTGTAACGCCCGAACGCGCCGACCAGCGGCCGCTGCTGAAGTTCTTCAGCGACTGGCTCTTGGCCGAGGCACGGCGCGACTCATCCTGA